The following coding sequences lie in one Kitasatospora herbaricolor genomic window:
- a CDS encoding NAD-dependent epimerase/dehydratase family protein has protein sequence MRVLITGAAGVVGTLMRSRLARPGRTLRLLDIAPLPPPGPGEDIELRQASVTDLAALREACEDMDAVIHLGGLSGEAPWERILEVNIQGTYTVFEAARRAGVPRVVYASSNHAVGFHPLDGSEISDHLFPRPDTFYGVSKVAGEAIGSLYHDRYGLDVVCIRIGSCFEKPRNSRQLATWISPDDCARLLEASLTAPSPGFRLVWGVSANTRSRFSLAEARSLGYEPLDDAEEHRAAVEHDPAHPLDARYLGGEFCSPDLDAEG, from the coding sequence ATGCGAGTTCTGATCACGGGTGCCGCGGGCGTCGTCGGCACCCTCATGCGCTCCCGGCTCGCCCGGCCGGGCCGCACCCTGCGGCTGCTCGACATCGCACCGCTGCCCCCGCCCGGACCGGGCGAGGACATCGAGTTGCGGCAGGCCTCGGTCACCGACCTCGCGGCCCTGCGGGAAGCCTGCGAGGACATGGACGCCGTGATCCATCTCGGCGGCCTCAGCGGGGAGGCGCCCTGGGAGCGGATCCTGGAGGTCAACATCCAGGGCACCTACACGGTCTTCGAGGCGGCCCGCAGGGCCGGAGTTCCCCGCGTGGTCTACGCGAGCAGCAATCACGCCGTGGGGTTCCACCCGCTGGACGGCTCGGAGATCTCCGACCACCTCTTTCCGAGGCCGGACACCTTCTACGGCGTGAGCAAGGTCGCCGGCGAGGCGATCGGCAGCCTCTACCACGACCGCTACGGGCTCGACGTGGTGTGCATCCGGATCGGGTCGTGCTTCGAAAAGCCCCGCAACAGCAGGCAGTTGGCCACCTGGATTTCGCCGGACGACTGCGCCAGGCTCCTGGAGGCGTCCCTCACAGCGCCGTCGCCCGGGTTTCGCCTGGTGTGGGGCGTCTCCGCCAACACCCGGAGCCGATTCTCCCTCGCGGAGGCCCGATCGCTCGGCTACGAGCCGCTCGACGACGCCGAGGAGCACCGGGCGGCTGTTGAGCACGACCCCGCTCACCCACTCGATGCGAGGTATCTCGGCGGCGAGTTCTGCTCGCCCGACCTCGACGCGGAAGGCTGA
- a CDS encoding helix-turn-helix domain-containing protein yields the protein MTMELADNVRKYRRRAGMSQEELAHAAGLSPATVRKVEQGGTVRMETLHALARALGIPTAALVASGAPEPVGRAEEPNRLNLIQLRAALTPAVGLVDQDAQAVGEEPNLRAYARTVRDARVLYFSDSYKSVAAQLPGLLRDAARAVAHYDSDEEHRQALLARAEALRLAGTYLTQVRQYDIAYTALRGAITDAREGGDLLAAGSGVGCMCWLLVRQGRLEEAERIAAQSMDVVEPKITGAEPDHYAVWGGLAMEAAAAAARNNRPDEAKEYRRAARVAATAVGTAHRNVSRHWSVFGPVTAAIKALEDSMVIGDARAVVRKAGEEVELSPKAWKRLGRPSTNDGNRFTLDMARAHTRTGDLSAAMDELIRAREAAPEWLRHQNSAAETMQEILSKRKRTLTSDMREMAGYLGVVG from the coding sequence ATGACGATGGAACTCGCGGACAACGTGAGGAAGTACCGGCGACGGGCCGGGATGAGCCAGGAGGAACTTGCCCACGCGGCGGGCCTGTCCCCGGCGACGGTCCGGAAGGTCGAGCAAGGCGGAACGGTCCGCATGGAGACACTTCACGCTCTGGCCCGCGCTCTGGGCATCCCCACGGCGGCACTCGTCGCGTCCGGCGCACCGGAGCCTGTAGGGCGGGCGGAGGAGCCGAACCGGCTCAACCTCATCCAGCTTCGCGCCGCGCTCACGCCGGCGGTGGGGCTCGTGGACCAGGATGCCCAGGCCGTGGGTGAGGAACCGAACCTGCGGGCCTACGCCCGAACGGTTCGAGACGCGCGGGTGCTGTACTTCTCCGACAGCTACAAGAGCGTCGCCGCCCAACTGCCCGGCCTGTTGCGGGACGCCGCGCGGGCCGTCGCCCACTACGACAGCGACGAAGAGCACCGGCAAGCCCTGCTCGCCCGAGCCGAGGCGTTGCGCCTGGCCGGCACCTACCTCACGCAGGTGAGGCAGTACGACATCGCCTACACGGCCCTGCGAGGAGCCATCACGGACGCGCGGGAGGGCGGAGACCTGCTCGCCGCCGGGTCCGGAGTCGGCTGCATGTGCTGGCTGCTGGTGCGGCAAGGCCGGCTGGAGGAGGCGGAGCGGATCGCCGCCCAGAGCATGGACGTGGTGGAGCCGAAGATCACCGGCGCAGAGCCCGACCACTACGCGGTGTGGGGTGGTCTGGCCATGGAGGCCGCAGCCGCGGCTGCACGCAACAACCGCCCGGACGAGGCCAAGGAGTACCGCAGGGCAGCGCGGGTGGCGGCAACCGCCGTCGGCACGGCGCACCGCAACGTCTCCCGGCACTGGTCCGTCTTCGGACCGGTGACCGCCGCCATCAAGGCACTCGAAGACTCCATGGTCATCGGCGACGCCCGCGCGGTGGTGCGCAAGGCGGGTGAAGAGGTCGAGCTGTCACCGAAGGCGTGGAAACGGCTGGGCAGGCCCAGCACGAACGACGGGAACCGCTTCACGCTGGACATGGCGCGCGCCCACACGCGAACCGGAGACCTTTCGGCGGCCATGGACGAGCTGATCCGCGCTCGTGAAGCCGCCCCCGAGTGGCTGAGGCACCAGAACTCGGCGGCCGAGACCATGCAGGAGATCCTGAGCAAGCGCAAGCGCACGCTGACCAGCGACATGCGCGAGATGGCCGGCTATCTGGGCGTCGTCGGATAG
- a CDS encoding helix-turn-helix domain-containing protein, which produces MTADAELLTVPEVMARLKISRSTVYDLIRTRQLASITIGRARRIPTHALHTLVHHQLEQAA; this is translated from the coding sequence GTGACCGCCGACGCCGAGCTCCTGACCGTCCCCGAGGTCATGGCGCGTCTGAAGATCAGCCGCTCCACCGTCTACGACCTCATCCGCACCCGACAGCTCGCCTCCATCACCATCGGCCGCGCCCGCCGCATCCCCACCCACGCCCTGCACACCCTCGTCCACCACCAACTCGAACAGGCAGCCTGA
- a CDS encoding aldehyde dehydrogenase (NADP(+)): protein MSTHIQGFSPRTGLPTGEPHPATTLPELDHAVAAAERAFPLWSGLGSNERADALDAAADALDDETDALVAVADTETALGLPRLRGEVTRTSDQLRLFGRVLRHGGFIKAVVTPADPAIGRPDLRRMMQPVGPVAVFSASNFPFAFSVAGGDTASALAAGCPVVVKAHEGHPNTSAAVARVLTNALLAAGAPEGTLSLVQGFETGAAVVRHPGIRAVGFTGSLAGGRALFDLAAGREDPIPFYGELGSLNPVVVLPEAARERADAIAAGYAASLTQGSGQFCTNPGLLFVPEDEALLAALAAAVGQTRGGPVLTVRIHRSYLARTHELDSMEELTPLAAGTASDGAWSVPPRVWQLPLKSFAAQAGTLDEECFGPAGLIVTYPATEALCETLARLPGSLTGSVHAANGDRDAAARVAAALRRKAGRLVHNGWPTGVAVCWAMHHGGPWPAATSALHTSVGAQAIDRWLVPIAFQDWPDDLLPPELQEANPLGVPRLTE from the coding sequence GTGAGCACGCACATCCAGGGATTCTCGCCCCGCACCGGTCTCCCGACGGGTGAGCCACACCCCGCAACCACCCTGCCGGAACTTGACCACGCGGTCGCCGCCGCGGAACGCGCATTCCCTCTTTGGTCCGGACTCGGCAGCAACGAGCGGGCCGACGCTCTCGACGCGGCAGCCGACGCCCTCGACGACGAGACCGATGCCCTGGTCGCGGTCGCCGACACCGAGACCGCCCTGGGCCTCCCGCGACTACGCGGCGAGGTCACCCGCACCAGCGACCAACTGCGGCTCTTCGGCCGCGTACTGCGCCACGGAGGCTTCATCAAGGCGGTCGTCACCCCGGCCGACCCAGCGATCGGACGACCGGACCTGCGACGCATGATGCAACCGGTCGGTCCGGTGGCCGTCTTCAGCGCGAGCAACTTCCCCTTCGCCTTCTCCGTCGCGGGAGGCGACACCGCCTCCGCCCTCGCGGCCGGATGCCCGGTCGTGGTCAAGGCGCACGAAGGCCACCCGAACACCTCGGCCGCCGTCGCCCGGGTGCTGACCAACGCTCTCCTCGCAGCCGGCGCCCCGGAAGGCACACTGTCCCTGGTCCAGGGCTTCGAGACCGGAGCTGCGGTGGTCCGCCACCCGGGCATCCGCGCAGTCGGATTCACCGGTTCGCTCGCCGGCGGACGGGCACTGTTCGACCTGGCCGCCGGACGCGAGGACCCGATCCCCTTCTACGGAGAACTCGGCAGCCTCAACCCGGTCGTCGTCCTGCCCGAAGCTGCCCGCGAACGGGCCGACGCCATCGCCGCCGGCTACGCCGCCTCGCTCACCCAGGGCAGCGGCCAGTTCTGCACCAACCCCGGCCTGCTGTTCGTGCCCGAGGACGAGGCGCTGCTGGCCGCCCTCGCCGCTGCGGTCGGACAGACCCGGGGCGGCCCGGTGCTCACGGTGCGGATCCACCGCTCCTACCTCGCCCGAACCCATGAGTTGGACTCGATGGAGGAGCTCACACCGCTCGCGGCGGGAACCGCCTCCGACGGCGCGTGGTCCGTGCCCCCCAGGGTCTGGCAGCTACCCCTGAAGTCCTTCGCCGCCCAGGCCGGAACCCTCGACGAGGAGTGTTTCGGACCGGCCGGGCTGATCGTCACCTACCCTGCCACCGAAGCCCTGTGCGAGACCCTGGCCAGGCTGCCGGGGAGTCTCACCGGTTCGGTCCACGCCGCAAACGGTGACCGCGACGCCGCGGCCCGGGTCGCCGCGGCCCTCCGGCGCAAGGCGGGACGCCTCGTCCACAACGGCTGGCCGACAGGCGTCGCCGTGTGCTGGGCCATGCACCACGGCGGCCCCTGGCCAGCCGCCACCTCCGCCCTGCACACCTCGGTCGGTGCGCAGGCCATCGACCGCTGGCTCGTACCGATCGCCTTTCAGGACTGGCCGGACGATCTCCTGCCGCCCGAGTTGCAGGAGGCCAATCCCCTCGGCGTCCCCCGCCTGACCGAATGA
- a CDS encoding winged helix-turn-helix domain-containing protein: MLLTFEVIAEALRGRICSGELKPGDALPTQAVLMAEYGASSLSAQKAMALLKQDGYAISRPGKGAFVAHPDTDPGDGEAENTPVGGTAARVEALELALAETLDQLTALRARVEALEAGGGGPGR; the protein is encoded by the coding sequence GTGTTGCTGACGTTCGAGGTCATCGCCGAGGCCCTGCGGGGGCGGATCTGCTCCGGGGAGCTGAAGCCCGGGGACGCGCTGCCGACGCAGGCCGTGTTGATGGCGGAGTACGGGGCCTCCAGCCTGTCCGCGCAGAAGGCCATGGCCCTGCTGAAGCAGGACGGCTACGCGATCTCCCGCCCCGGCAAGGGAGCCTTCGTCGCCCACCCCGACACCGACCCAGGTGACGGGGAGGCGGAGAACACGCCCGTCGGCGGGACGGCGGCGCGCGTCGAGGCACTGGAGCTGGCACTGGCCGAGACGCTTGATCAGCTCACCGCTCTGCGTGCCCGCGTCGAAGCCCTGGAGGCGGGCGGCGGCGGGCCTGGCCGCTGA
- a CDS encoding DUF6896 domain-containing protein — MTSDASGEVKGYLEALARLRAAFAEGCPDLGSSLALVAKRARARELAKSGELSGGIEYSVHGSGCLFTDPSGYEIDVDFLGDGTEVFDSWRIRRFSLSRGIEFPAGQDELTRECRRMVMIGVLGEPVEGWFSFGNDNQ; from the coding sequence ATGACAAGCGATGCTTCTGGCGAGGTTAAGGGGTATCTCGAAGCCCTGGCTCGGCTTCGAGCTGCCTTCGCGGAGGGTTGCCCCGACCTGGGATCTTCGTTGGCCCTGGTTGCGAAGCGTGCACGCGCACGCGAGTTGGCGAAGTCGGGGGAACTTTCGGGAGGGATCGAGTACAGCGTTCATGGGAGCGGCTGTTTGTTCACCGACCCTAGTGGCTATGAAATTGATGTCGATTTCCTAGGGGACGGCACCGAGGTATTCGATTCGTGGCGGATCAGAAGGTTCTCGCTAAGTCGCGGCATAGAATTCCCGGCCGGTCAAGATGAATTGACTCGGGAGTGCCGCAGGATGGTCATGATAGGAGTTCTCGGAGAGCCGGTCGAGGGTTGGTTCTCATTCGGAAACGATAATCAGTGA
- a CDS encoding tyrosine-type recombinase/integrase: protein MTTPDTNPSPSTSSRRARANGDGTVYQRKDGRWEAAGYVLAVGDTRKRVRVYGTTRKEALAKLTEKIAASNRGVPAPSAQGSVAAFLTYWLETVAVHRLRENTHTRYTAVVRLYLIPGLGRKKLSKLTAKDVRTWLDQLRTTCQCCARGLDTARDQPQCCAVGKCCSKRLSPLTIAYVHSVLKSALEHAVREEEIPRNVARNVRMGTPRPRRFEPLTAKEARAFLAATEGHRLHALFELALRTGLRKGELLGLRWEDLDLAGGTASIRRTLQRTHSGGLTALPTKTQSSERRIALPTPCLHSLEQHRDRQRQEREAAGVDWQDSCYVFTSLDGAPIDPANLSRHFTALLRRARLRRIRFHDLRHSAATLLLEQGVELVVIKELLGHAHIGVTATVYAHVRLRLQHDAIDLLGNALRHPADATAKPDDSDDLPFCAAPVH from the coding sequence ATGACCACCCCCGACACCAACCCCTCCCCCAGCACCAGTTCTCGCAGGGCCCGCGCCAACGGCGACGGCACCGTCTATCAGCGCAAGGACGGCCGCTGGGAAGCCGCCGGCTACGTGCTGGCCGTCGGCGACACCCGCAAGCGCGTCCGCGTCTACGGCACCACCCGCAAAGAGGCCCTGGCCAAGCTCACCGAGAAGATCGCCGCCAGCAACCGCGGAGTCCCTGCCCCGTCCGCACAGGGCAGCGTCGCAGCGTTCCTCACCTACTGGCTGGAGACCGTCGCCGTCCACCGGCTCCGCGAGAACACCCACACCCGCTACACCGCCGTCGTCCGCCTCTACCTCATCCCCGGGCTCGGCCGGAAGAAGCTCTCCAAGCTCACTGCCAAGGACGTCCGCACCTGGCTCGACCAACTCCGCACCACCTGCCAGTGCTGCGCACGCGGCCTCGACACCGCCCGCGACCAGCCCCAGTGCTGCGCCGTGGGGAAGTGCTGCTCCAAGCGCCTTTCCCCGCTGACCATCGCCTACGTCCACTCCGTGCTCAAGTCCGCACTGGAGCACGCCGTCCGCGAAGAGGAGATCCCCCGCAACGTCGCCCGCAACGTCCGCATGGGCACACCCCGCCCCCGCCGCTTCGAACCCCTCACCGCCAAGGAAGCCCGCGCGTTCCTCGCCGCCACGGAGGGGCACCGGCTGCACGCGCTGTTCGAACTCGCCCTGCGCACCGGACTTCGCAAGGGCGAACTCCTCGGCCTGCGCTGGGAAGACCTCGACCTGGCCGGCGGAACCGCCAGCATCCGCCGCACCCTCCAGCGCACCCACTCCGGTGGCCTGACCGCCCTGCCGACCAAGACCCAGAGCTCGGAGCGGCGTATCGCTCTGCCTACGCCGTGCCTGCACTCCCTCGAACAGCACCGAGACCGGCAGCGTCAGGAACGCGAAGCGGCGGGCGTTGACTGGCAGGACAGCTGCTACGTCTTCACGAGCCTGGACGGCGCCCCGATCGACCCCGCCAACCTCTCCCGGCACTTCACCGCCCTGCTCCGCCGGGCCAGGCTCCGCCGCATCCGCTTCCACGACCTCCGCCACTCGGCGGCCACCCTCCTCCTGGAACAGGGCGTCGAACTCGTCGTCATCAAGGAACTCCTCGGCCACGCCCACATTGGCGTCACCGCCACCGTCTACGCCCACGTCCGGCTCCGCCTCCAGCACGACGCCATAGACCTCCTCGGCAACGCCCTCCGCCACCCCGCAGACGCCACCGCCAAACCCGACGACAGCGACGACCTGCCATTTTGTGCAGCACCTGTCCACTGA
- a CDS encoding IclR family transcriptional regulator has protein sequence MSTEEQSGRGPVKSAERVMLILEALAASPCRLTLGQLHERTGYPRSSLHALLRTMVSLGWLESSVEGDTVFGVGPHALLCGTAYLDRDPVLRFAVRQLELLRTDVGYTTHYARLYGPNVIYLATREATDSHRLISRVGRQLPAHATALGKALLSELTPSEVARVLPDGDLQRLTEHTVGGLSDLSTELDATRRNGWALEREQSALGVWCVAAPVPYRIPANDAISCAMPLTHVSDQEIARVGNAVRRHCDELAKTLRREGIR, from the coding sequence ATGTCGACCGAAGAGCAGTCCGGGCGGGGCCCGGTCAAGTCGGCCGAGCGGGTCATGCTGATCCTTGAGGCGCTTGCCGCATCCCCCTGTCGCCTCACGCTCGGGCAACTGCATGAACGCACCGGCTACCCCCGTTCCAGTCTGCACGCCCTTCTGCGAACGATGGTCTCCTTGGGGTGGCTCGAGTCCAGCGTCGAGGGGGATACCGTCTTCGGCGTCGGCCCCCACGCGTTGCTGTGCGGCACGGCCTACCTGGACCGCGACCCGGTACTGCGGTTCGCCGTCCGCCAGCTCGAGCTGCTGCGCACCGATGTCGGCTACACCACGCACTATGCGCGCCTGTACGGCCCCAACGTCATCTATCTGGCCACCCGCGAGGCGACCGACTCCCACCGGCTCATTTCGAGGGTCGGGCGGCAGCTTCCGGCCCATGCGACGGCTTTGGGCAAGGCGCTCCTGTCCGAGCTCACCCCGAGTGAGGTCGCCCGGGTACTGCCTGACGGCGATCTCCAACGACTGACCGAGCACACGGTTGGCGGGCTTTCCGACCTGAGCACGGAGCTGGACGCAACCCGCAGGAACGGTTGGGCGCTGGAACGCGAACAGAGCGCCCTGGGGGTCTGGTGCGTGGCCGCCCCGGTCCCTTACCGCATCCCCGCCAACGACGCCATCAGCTGCGCGATGCCGTTGACCCACGTGTCGGACCAGGAAATCGCTCGGGTCGGCAACGCCGTGCGGCGCCACTGCGACGAGCTCGCCAAGACACTGCGCCGTGAGGGCATCCGATAG
- a CDS encoding DUF7848 domain-containing protein translates to MGKATRYRFREYHVTTVTDPMALPTFEALCVTGEERNCAAASGEMHTPKELTRWIAGHCAQTGHQSYEQTTRTVVRAEPGAWQ, encoded by the coding sequence ATGGGCAAGGCCACCCGCTACCGCTTCCGCGAGTACCACGTGACCACCGTGACCGACCCCATGGCGCTGCCGACCTTCGAGGCGCTCTGTGTCACCGGCGAAGAACGGAACTGCGCCGCCGCGTCCGGCGAGATGCACACCCCCAAGGAGCTGACGCGCTGGATCGCCGGCCACTGTGCGCAGACCGGTCACCAGTCCTACGAGCAGACGACCCGCACCGTCGTCCGCGCCGAGCCTGGAGCATGGCAGTAG
- a CDS encoding replication initiator: protein MPAQLQLPTPATTSTPASTAFAAPALTTSADTSANRNSALERRARLTARLAKLAAAGHLAPLARQISSLGGCARPIRLTGHRTRLDTATGQILDHLDTRHLPAGELLVRCGNRRTTRCPACSTLYRYDTYQLIAAGLRGGKTVPTSVSTHPRVFATLTAPGFGPVHNQPGAAPCTCGTRHADGDPLLGTPLNPQRYDYTGAVLWNAHAPALWARFTTHLRREIAHAAGLTQRTLRHHATLSYAKVAEYQKRGQIHFHTVIRIDGPTGPASAPPAWATTALLDHAVRAAAKRARVRRQHRSASGETDGVQPSESTVFRFGRQIDVRAIRSTDFTGDAPVTDRHVAAYIAKYATKGAETTTGTLDRRLRFLAELAQHDLTDHARRMIHTAWHLGAQPQHTHLRLRQWAHMLGFRGHFSTRTRHYSTTLTHLRAERTTWRTRQDDAQERAGEGRSVTDQQSDHSDRADLTAGHTDPDSGHRAGQRTKSGRRVGTDTTMVISHWQYTGSGLLPELAHLADLLAAAPKPRPEQAARPRQAQRPGDRTGHSADPLTAAPAEATE from the coding sequence ATGCCCGCGCAGCTCCAACTCCCCACCCCCGCAACCACCTCCACTCCCGCCAGCACGGCGTTCGCCGCACCGGCGCTCACCACCAGCGCCGACACGTCCGCGAACAGGAACTCGGCGCTGGAACGCCGGGCGCGGCTGACCGCCAGGCTGGCCAAGCTCGCCGCCGCCGGACACCTCGCACCCCTGGCCCGCCAGATCAGCTCACTGGGCGGCTGCGCCCGCCCGATCCGCCTGACCGGCCACCGCACCCGCCTGGACACCGCCACCGGCCAGATCCTCGACCACCTCGACACCCGCCACCTGCCCGCCGGCGAACTCCTGGTGCGCTGCGGCAACCGCCGCACCACCCGCTGCCCCGCCTGCTCCACCCTCTACCGCTACGACACCTACCAGCTCATCGCCGCCGGACTACGCGGCGGCAAGACCGTCCCCACCAGCGTCTCCACCCACCCCCGCGTCTTCGCCACCCTCACCGCCCCCGGCTTCGGCCCCGTCCACAACCAGCCCGGTGCCGCCCCCTGCACCTGCGGCACCCGGCACGCCGACGGCGACCCGCTCCTCGGCACCCCGCTGAACCCGCAGCGGTACGACTACACCGGCGCGGTGCTGTGGAACGCCCACGCCCCCGCTCTGTGGGCCCGCTTCACCACCCACCTGCGGCGTGAAATCGCCCACGCCGCCGGACTGACCCAGCGCACCCTGCGCCACCACGCCACGCTCTCGTACGCCAAAGTCGCCGAGTACCAGAAGCGCGGCCAGATCCACTTCCACACCGTCATCCGCATCGACGGACCCACCGGCCCCGCAAGCGCCCCGCCTGCCTGGGCCACCACCGCGCTCCTCGACCACGCCGTCCGCGCCGCCGCGAAGCGGGCCCGCGTCCGGCGCCAGCACCGCTCCGCGTCCGGGGAGACCGACGGGGTGCAGCCGTCGGAGTCCACGGTGTTCCGGTTCGGGCGGCAGATCGACGTCCGCGCGATCCGCAGTACCGACTTCACCGGCGACGCCCCCGTCACCGACCGCCACGTCGCCGCCTACATCGCCAAGTACGCCACCAAGGGCGCCGAGACCACCACCGGCACCCTCGACCGCCGACTGCGCTTCCTGGCCGAACTCGCCCAGCACGACCTCACCGACCACGCCCGCCGCATGATCCACACCGCCTGGCACCTCGGAGCTCAGCCCCAGCACACCCACCTCCGCCTTCGCCAGTGGGCCCACATGCTCGGCTTCCGAGGCCACTTCTCCACCCGCACCCGCCACTACTCCACCACCCTCACCCACCTCCGAGCCGAACGCACCACCTGGCGCACCCGCCAAGACGACGCCCAGGAGCGGGCTGGCGAGGGGCGGTCGGTCACTGACCAGCAGAGTGACCACAGTGACCGCGCTGACCTGACCGCCGGTCACACCGACCCCGACTCCGGTCACCGCGCCGGTCAGCGCACAAAGAGCGGGCGGCGCGTCGGCACGGACACGACCATGGTGATTTCGCACTGGCAGTACACCGGAAGCGGCCTCCTGCCCGAACTCGCCCACCTCGCCGACCTCCTGGCCGCTGCACCGAAGCCCCGCCCCGAGCAAGCAGCCCGCCCCCGGCAGGCGCAACGCCCCGGTGACCGGACCGGACACTCTGCCGACCCGCTGACCGCCGCCCCGGCGGAGGCGACCGAGTGA